The following nucleotide sequence is from Desulfatiglans sp..
CCTTCTGGCTCAGGTTCAGCGTTGATAATAAAAATGGCGGATTTTATGGCAGGGTGGATAACCTTGGCAATGCCATCCCTGATGCGCCCAAATCACTTATCCTTAACACCAGGATACTCTGGACATTTTCAGAGGCCTATTCCGCATTTGGTAGCATGGAATATCTTAAGATGGCCGACCATGCCTATGATTACCTGCATGAATTTTTCTATGACAGGGAGCATGGCGGCGTATATTGGCTTTTAGACAGTCAGGGTGTTCCCCTTGATGACAAAAAAAAGGCATATGGCCATGCCTTTCTTGTTTATGCCCTGGCCTCGTATTACAGGGTAACAGGTAAAAGGTCTGTGCTGGACAGTGCAGTTGGGGTTTTTAATCTCATTGAAAGGCATTTTCTTGATAAGGAGAATGGCGGGTATTTTGAAGCGGCCTTAAGGGACTGGTCTGTCGCAGAGGATATGCGGCTAAGCGCTATTGACATGAATGAAAAGAAATCCATGAATGCACATCTGCACATACTTGAGGCATATACAAATCTCCTGCGTGTGTGGAGGAACCCAACGCTTAAGGAGCAATTGAAAAATCTCCTTAAGATCTTTCAGGATCATATCATAGACCAGAAGACCTCTCACTTTAATCTATTTTTTGATGAGGCATGGCAGATAAAAAGCAGGCTGGTCTCGCCAGGGCATGATATAGAGGGGAGCTGGCTACTCTTTGAGTCTGCGGAACTTCTTAATGACCCTGATCTTAAGGCGGAGTTTAAAAATATATCTGCCCTTCTGGCAACCGCAGTGCTTGATCGATGCCTGGATCATGATGGAAGCCTTGTCTATGAAATACACCCTGACGGTGTAAAAAATATGGAAAAACACTGGTGGGTGCAGGCAGAGGCAATGGTGGGATTTCTTAATGCATATGAGCTTACAGGGGAGAGGAAATTTTATGATGCCATGCTGAGGGTATGGGGCTATATTAAGAATAACCTTATTGATAAAGAAAATGCTGAATGGTTTTATAAACTGCTTCATGATGGAACGGTAGATGACAAGGAGCCAAAGATCTCGGAATGGAAAGGACCATATCATAACAGCAGGGCATGTCTTGAGATCGCTGGAAGGTTAAACCGGATGAGTAAAGGTTAAAAAATAAAATTTATCTGTCATTCCCGGGCAGGAACATTGTTGTCAGGCTAAGGCGAAAAGCAAAAGCCTAAAACAATATCTCACACAGAGGCGCAAAGAACACTAAGAGAATGAAATGCTTTTTAAAATAATATTTTTTTTGTTTCATAACTTTGTGAGCTTTGTGACTTTGTGTGAGAAATGATTTTTCGTCTTGAATTATGGATAGATGTTTTTCTCGGGGATCTTAATATTATATCCCTTACCAGTAATGTGTTTTCGGTACGATATTTTTGTTAATTTGACGCCAATGCGGGCAGGCAGGAAGGGCAAACCTGTGAAGGATAAGAAATGAAATCATATTTTGATGAGAGATTGAGTCAGATTAAGGGGTACCATGAAAAAATCATTGATCATAAAAATGAACCCCTGTTCAGCATGCACGGTATCTACAAACGATATAAATACCCTGTAATAACAGCAGAGCACATCCCCCTTGAGTGGCGTTTTGATCTTGATAAGGAGAGAAACCCAAGGCTCCTTGAACGCGCGGGGATCAACTCCGTCTTTAACCCCGGCGCAATATTTTTTAATGGTAAATACTGTCTGGTGGTACGTGTGGAGGGGTGGGACAGAAAATCATTCTTCGCTGTAGCTGAAAGCCCTGATGGCATCAATAACTTTCAATTCTGGCCTGAACCAGTTCTAATGCCTGAAACAGATGACCCCGATGTTAATGTGTATGACATGAGGCTTACATTTCATGAGGACGGGTGGATATACGGGGTATTCTGTACAGAGCGTAAAGACCCTGATGCCCCGACATATGATCTGTCATCAGCGATTGCAAAGGCAGGCATTGCACGAACAAAAGACCTAATAAACTGGGAAAGGCTGAGTGATCTTAAAACCGTCTCAGCCCAGCAGCGAAATGTAGTGCTCCATCCTGAATTTATAGATGGCAAATATGCATTTTACACAAGGCCACAGGATGGTTTTATTGAAACAGGTTCAGGGAGCGGGATCGGCTGGGGGCTCTCTACATCCATAGAAAATGCCAGAATTGGTGAAGAGGTTATTATTGATGAACGCATCTATCATACAATCAAGGAGACCAAAAACGGCCAGGGGCCAGCGCCCATAAAGACAGATAAGGGGTGGTTACACCTGGCACATGGTGTGCGCGGGACTGCTGCGGGTCTTCGTTATGTGCTCTACCTGTTTATGACAGAACTTAAGAGACCGTGGGTACGCACATATAACCCTGGTGGTTATCTTATTGCCCCGCAGGATGAAGAACGAATCGGTGATGTAAACAATGTAGTGTTTTGTAACGGCTGGATCAAAGACCCTGATGGAAGGGTGCTGATATATTATGCATCATCAGATACCCATGTCCATGTGGCAGAGACAGATGTGGATACACTCATTGATTATGCAATAAATACACCCCCTGATGCCCTGACGAGCGCCGGGAGCGTAAAGGAACGGTTAAAGATAATAAAGGGTAATTTTAGGTAACGGTGCCGGGCTCACGCATTTATATGGAGTAGTGGAAAAGTGAACATAGGCGAAAAGGTAAATCAAAAAATGGTATTGCTATTTTATTAAATAAAAAACGAGACGGGATATGGACTTTGCCTGATGCATGTGAAATAATACCGCCCTGTAAAACCTTATTCCTGTTGCGATACCTGTAAATTTCGCGACCCCTGCCTGAAACAGGTTGATTTAGAGGAAGGACTGTGTGGAAAATATGAGTCAAAACAGATCCAGATTTCAAAATGAAAAACGCAGGCAACCCAGGTTAAAGGTACAGATATGGGCTGTCGAACTTAATGAAAATTCAAGATATTATCACATTCTGTCGAATCTGAGTGTAGGCGGTTTTTTCATAGAAAAAGAGCTACCCTTTTCAGTGGGATCAATAATTAACTTTGAGATGGAGCTTGATGGAGAAATCATCTCCTTTAAAGGGAAAGTAATAGACAACTATGTAAGTGCCGACTCCAATCGCCCTGGGGCCGGGGTTCAGTTTGTTGACCTGGATGAAAAAGAAAAGGCTAAACTAAATGCCTACCTGAACAAACTGGAGAAGTAATATTATTGGGCAGGATGATTTTATTATTAAGACTTTATTAGTGTAAGGTTTTTTATATGCCTGATCTGGATGATCAACAATTTGGGAAATATAAGCTGCTGAACAGGGTTGCTGAGGGCGGCATGGCAGAATTGTACATGGCAAAGCTCTCTGGTTACGAAGGTTTTGAGAAGCTTGTTGCCATTAAAAAAATCCTGCCTCATCTTGCCGAAGAGACAAATCTGATTAAGGCCTTCATCGATGAAGCCAAGCTTGCCGCGTTTCTGCAGCACCCTAATATCGTACAGATATATGATTTTGGAAGTGTGCATGATACATATTATATCGCAATGGAATATCTGTATGGTAAGGACCTGAAAATTGTCATAAAGCAGTATAAAGAAAAAGGAATGATGCTGAGCCTTGAAAATGCGCTCTACATCGCTACTCAGGTCTGCGCCGGCATTGATTATGCCCATAAACTTAAGGATTTCCAGGGCAAACCCCTTAATATTATTCACAGGGATATTGGTCCTCATAATGTTTTTATCACATATGACGGTCAGGTAAAGATCATAGATTTTGGTATCGCAAAGGCGGCCACCCAGGTCAATAAAACCCAGCACGGCTCTATTAAGGGGAAAATCACATATATGTCACCGGAGCAGGCAAAGGGCGAAAAGATCGATCACCGCTCAGATATATATGCCATGGGCATACTGCTTTATGAAATGGTTACCCATGAAAGAATGTTCGATGGAGAGATTAACTATAATCTCTTCAAAAAGGTTCTTGAATCTGAATACATTCCTGCTCAGCATTTAAACAGGGAGCTTCCAGAGGATCTTTGC
It contains:
- a CDS encoding N-acyl-D-glucosamine 2-epimerase; the protein is MENITDIKTEFINEVGQSILPFWLRFSVDNKNGGFYGRVDNLGNAIPDAPKSLILNTRILWTFSEAYSAFGSMEYLKMADHAYDYLHEFFYDREHGGVYWLLDSQGVPLDDKKKAYGHAFLVYALASYYRVTGKRSVLDSAVGVFNLIERHFLDKENGGYFEAALRDWSVAEDMRLSAIDMNEKKSMNAHLHILEAYTNLLRVWRNPTLKEQLKNLLKIFQDHIIDQKTSHFNLFFDEAWQIKSRLVSPGHDIEGSWLLFESAELLNDPDLKAEFKNISALLATAVLDRCLDHDGSLVYEIHPDGVKNMEKHWWVQAEAMVGFLNAYELTGERKFYDAMLRVWGYIKNNLIDKENAEWFYKLLHDGTVDDKEPKISEWKGPYHNSRACLEIAGRLNRMSKG
- a CDS encoding glycosidase, with the protein product MKSYFDERLSQIKGYHEKIIDHKNEPLFSMHGIYKRYKYPVITAEHIPLEWRFDLDKERNPRLLERAGINSVFNPGAIFFNGKYCLVVRVEGWDRKSFFAVAESPDGINNFQFWPEPVLMPETDDPDVNVYDMRLTFHEDGWIYGVFCTERKDPDAPTYDLSSAIAKAGIARTKDLINWERLSDLKTVSAQQRNVVLHPEFIDGKYAFYTRPQDGFIETGSGSGIGWGLSTSIENARIGEEVIIDERIYHTIKETKNGQGPAPIKTDKGWLHLAHGVRGTAAGLRYVLYLFMTELKRPWVRTYNPGGYLIAPQDEERIGDVNNVVFCNGWIKDPDGRVLIYYASSDTHVHVAETDVDTLIDYAINTPPDALTSAGSVKERLKIIKGNFR
- a CDS encoding PilZ domain-containing protein, with the protein product MENMSQNRSRFQNEKRRQPRLKVQIWAVELNENSRYYHILSNLSVGGFFIEKELPFSVGSIINFEMELDGEIISFKGKVIDNYVSADSNRPGAGVQFVDLDEKEKAKLNAYLNKLEK